Proteins encoded within one genomic window of Komagataella phaffii GS115 chromosome 3, complete sequence:
- a CDS encoding Subunit of the ARP2/3 complex, translating into MPAYHSTFLNESSDFRVVGNTSILPIKTKFRGPAYPSNSDYDIIDECLDLFRANSFFKNFEIKGPADRLLIYGILFISSCLQQLKSNTTKNEAVRILSNLSLDDFSIPGDVGFPLNSLYQPPRDKTEADLLRGYVQQFRQELATRLIERLYSESDSKPSKYWLAFTRRRFMNKSL; encoded by the exons ATGCCA GCTTATCATTCCACGTTTCTTAACGAAAGCAGCGACTTTAGAGTTGTTGGTAACACAAGCATTCTCCCTATCAAAACCAAGTTTAGAGGCCCAGCTTATCCTTCCAACTCTGATTACGACATTATTGACGAATGTCTAGATTTGTTTAGGGCCAactcatttttcaaaaattttgagatCAAAGGACCTGCTGATAGGTTATTGATTTACGGAATTTTGTTCATTTCTAGCTGTTTGCAGCAATTGAAGTCGAATACTACCAAGAATGAGGCCGTTAGAATTCTAAGCAATCTCTCGTTGGATGACTTTTCGATCCCAGGAGACGTCGGATTTCCTTTGAATTCTCTTTATCAGCCACCAAGAGATAAGACCGAAGCTGACCTTCTCCGAGGCTATGTCCAGCAATTCAGGCAAGAACTGGCCACTCGATTGATTGAGAGATTGTACAGTGAAAGTGATTCCAAGCCATCCAAATATTGGCTTGCTTTCACTAGAAGGAGATTTATGAATAAGAGTTTGTAG